Proteins from one Catenuloplanes atrovinosus genomic window:
- a CDS encoding SSI family serine proteinase inhibitor: protein MIRHLAAAALATAATVALLPGAAPAAPHQPGGRPGSSAATRPYARLTLTVITDDTARRAAPPLTLTCGPAGGNHPSAAAACTALQKVGGNVFNLPPRDGVLCTADYRPVTAAATGYWGTRAVNDRRTFGNACQLGIAAGTVFTSRVR from the coding sequence ATGATCCGCCACCTCGCGGCCGCCGCCCTGGCCACGGCCGCCACGGTCGCACTGCTGCCCGGCGCCGCCCCCGCCGCGCCCCACCAGCCCGGCGGACGGCCCGGCAGCAGCGCGGCCACCCGGCCGTACGCGCGGCTCACGCTCACCGTGATCACGGACGACACGGCCCGCCGTGCCGCGCCGCCGCTCACGCTGACCTGCGGTCCCGCCGGCGGCAACCACCCGTCCGCGGCCGCCGCCTGCACCGCGCTCCAGAAGGTCGGCGGCAACGTCTTCAACCTGCCGCCGCGCGACGGCGTGCTCTGCACCGCCGACTACCGCCCGGTGACCGCGGCCGCGACCGGTTACTGGGGCACGCGCGCGGTCAACGACCGCCGCACGTTCGGCAACGCGTGCCAGCTCGGCATCGCCGCCGGCACGGTCTTCACCTCGCGCGTACGCTGA
- a CDS encoding cytochrome P450 yields MPYLDVLAPSFSFTSPETLAAQDAGWYADSPIGPVVLRYAEANDLLRDKRFDHGGEGYLLRNGVTGGPIHDWYVPMIVNHDGPDHRRLRGLVGRAFTPRMVESLRPFIRARAERLADEMTGADGVEFVDAFADRLPLAVMCELLGVPAADYDVFSRWSSDIGLVFGLANGGDTVARVERAVAGLDGYVDELMDRKAAAPGEDVISVLLAAMAEDGTASRDEVRNLLVTLVFAAHDNTRHQFSNCIVTFAEHPAQWTLLRDDPSLAGRAVEECMRWRPSAGNLFRRAAVDLTFHGVDMPAGTFVTAAVLTAQRDPRAYPGGRVFDITATREAPLLQFGAGPHYCLGAALARTELLEALPVLVSRFGPPELPPEPLDWRPPLGTQGPESLPIRFASAPA; encoded by the coding sequence ATGCCCTACCTCGACGTGCTCGCACCGTCGTTCAGCTTCACCTCGCCGGAGACGCTCGCGGCGCAGGACGCGGGCTGGTACGCGGACAGCCCGATCGGCCCGGTCGTGCTCCGCTACGCGGAGGCCAACGACCTGCTCCGGGACAAGCGCTTCGACCACGGCGGGGAGGGCTACCTGCTGCGCAACGGCGTGACCGGCGGGCCGATCCACGACTGGTACGTCCCGATGATCGTCAACCATGACGGCCCGGACCACCGGCGGCTGCGCGGCCTGGTCGGGCGCGCGTTCACGCCGCGGATGGTGGAGTCGCTGCGGCCGTTCATCCGCGCCCGGGCCGAGCGGCTCGCGGACGAGATGACGGGCGCGGACGGTGTCGAGTTCGTCGACGCGTTCGCGGACCGGCTGCCGCTGGCCGTGATGTGCGAGCTGCTCGGCGTGCCCGCCGCGGACTACGACGTGTTCAGCCGGTGGTCCTCCGACATCGGCCTGGTGTTCGGCCTGGCCAACGGCGGGGACACGGTCGCGCGGGTGGAGCGCGCGGTGGCCGGCCTGGACGGCTACGTGGACGAGCTGATGGACCGCAAGGCCGCGGCGCCGGGCGAGGACGTGATCTCCGTGCTGCTCGCGGCCATGGCCGAGGACGGCACGGCCAGCCGCGACGAGGTGCGCAACCTGCTGGTCACGCTCGTGTTCGCGGCCCACGACAACACCCGGCACCAGTTCTCCAACTGCATCGTCACGTTCGCGGAGCACCCGGCGCAGTGGACCCTGCTGCGCGACGATCCGTCGCTGGCCGGCCGGGCGGTGGAGGAGTGCATGCGCTGGCGCCCTTCGGCGGGCAACCTGTTCCGCCGCGCCGCGGTCGACCTGACGTTCCACGGCGTGGACATGCCGGCCGGCACGTTCGTGACCGCGGCCGTGCTCACCGCGCAGCGCGACCCGCGGGCGTACCCCGGCGGCCGGGTCTTCGACATCACGGCCACGCGCGAGGCGCCGCTGCTCCAGTTCGGCGCGGGCCCGCACTACTGCCTGGGTGCCGCGCTGGCCCGCACCGAACTGCTCGAGGCGCTGCCCGTGCTGGTGAGCCGCTTCGGCCCGCCCGAGCTGCCGCCGGAGCCGCTGGACTGGCGCCCGCCGCTCGGCACCCAGGGCCCGGAGTCGCTGCCGATCCGCTTCGCGAGCGCGCCGGCCTGA